Proteins found in one Deltaproteobacteria bacterium IMCC39524 genomic segment:
- a CDS encoding sugar phosphate nucleotidyltransferase — MSGGSGTGFWPLSRELYPRQLNWLRKRLETL, encoded by the coding sequence TTGTCTGGTGGCTCAGGAACTGGTTTCTGGCCACTCTCGAGAGAACTCTATCCGAGACAACTGAACTGGTTGCGTAAAAGGTTGGAGACGTTATAA
- the gmd gene encoding GDP-mannose 4,6-dehydratase produces the protein MSKVALITGVTGQDGAYLAEFLLKKGYIVHGVKRRASLFNTDRIDHLYQDPHVENRNFVLHYGDLTDSTNLIRIIQEVQPDEIYNLAAMSHVAVSFDTPEYTANADGLGTLRILEALRILGLEKKTRFYQASTSELYGKVQETPQTETTPFYPRSPYGIAKLYGYWIVVNYRESYGMFACNGILFNHESPIRGETFVTRKITRAVARMSLGLQECLYLGNLSALRDWGHARDYVEAQWLMLQQDEPEDFVIATGKQYSVRQMVETAAGELGVTLRWEGDGQEEVGVVDSVATDRGVLAGALQPGQVIVRVDSRYFRPAEVETLLGNPAKAKAKLGWEPKTTFEQLVIEMVRSDLESARRDELVKGHGYQVFDYHE, from the coding sequence ATGTCAAAAGTAGCACTCATTACCGGCGTCACCGGTCAGGACGGGGCGTATCTCGCCGAGTTCCTGTTGAAAAAAGGTTACATCGTCCACGGTGTTAAGCGCCGTGCTTCGTTGTTTAATACTGATCGCATCGATCATCTTTACCAGGACCCTCATGTTGAAAATCGTAACTTCGTGCTTCACTATGGCGACCTGACCGATTCGACCAATTTGATTCGTATTATTCAGGAGGTCCAGCCGGACGAGATCTACAACCTAGCGGCGATGTCACACGTGGCGGTCTCTTTTGATACGCCTGAATATACAGCCAATGCCGATGGTCTAGGCACGCTGCGTATTCTCGAGGCGCTGCGTATCCTCGGTCTCGAGAAAAAGACCCGTTTCTATCAGGCCTCAACCTCGGAACTCTACGGTAAAGTGCAGGAGACTCCGCAGACCGAGACCACACCTTTCTATCCACGTTCTCCCTACGGTATTGCAAAGCTCTATGGCTACTGGATCGTAGTCAATTACCGTGAGTCTTACGGCATGTTCGCTTGTAATGGTATCTTGTTTAATCATGAGTCGCCGATCCGCGGTGAGACCTTTGTCACGAGAAAAATTACACGAGCCGTGGCTCGAATGTCGTTAGGACTGCAAGAGTGCCTGTATCTAGGCAACCTCTCGGCGCTCCGCGATTGGGGGCATGCTCGTGACTATGTCGAAGCCCAGTGGTTGATGCTGCAACAGGATGAACCCGAAGATTTCGTGATTGCTACCGGTAAACAGTATTCGGTGCGGCAAATGGTCGAGACGGCTGCCGGTGAACTCGGCGTAACACTGCGCTGGGAAGGCGACGGTCAGGAAGAGGTGGGTGTTGTGGATAGCGTTGCTACTGATCGGGGCGTACTGGCTGGGGCTTTGCAGCCAGGCCAGGTGATTGTTCGTGTAGATTCACGCTACTTCCGTCCAGCAGAGGTGGAGACGCTGCTCGGCAACCCAGCCAAGGCCAAAGCCAAGCTAGGCTGGGAACCGAAAACCACTTTCGAGCAACTGGTGATCGAGATGGTCCGTTCCGACCTGGAGAGCGCTCGCCGTGATGAACTGGTTAAAGGCCACGGCTATCAGGTTTTCGACTATCACGAATAG
- a CDS encoding GxxExxY protein: protein MLHKELTEKILGACFEVSNELGCGFLESVYEKALSVVLKSYRLKVESQAVCKVNFRHHCVGEFRADLLVEDKVIVELKAVKAIAPEHFAQTMNYLKVSGLDVGLLVNFGRPRLEYQRIHTPVLSQKNRLATT, encoded by the coding sequence ATGCTTCATAAAGAATTGACCGAGAAGATCCTCGGTGCGTGTTTTGAAGTCAGTAATGAGTTGGGTTGCGGTTTTCTAGAATCTGTTTATGAAAAAGCTCTTTCTGTTGTTTTAAAATCTTATCGTCTGAAAGTTGAGAGTCAGGCTGTCTGCAAGGTAAATTTTAGACACCATTGTGTTGGTGAGTTTCGTGCAGATTTGCTGGTCGAAGATAAGGTTATCGTTGAATTGAAAGCAGTTAAAGCCATTGCTCCAGAACACTTTGCTCAAACCATGAATTATCTTAAAGTCTCTGGCCTCGATGTTGGCCTTCTTGTTAACTTTGGCAGGCCACGGCTTGAGTATCAAAGAATTCACACTCCTGTTCTCAGCCAGAAGAATCGTCTTGCTACAACTTAA
- a CDS encoding GDP-L-fucose synthase, whose product MNTSSKIFVAGSNGLVGSAIVRRLLSGGYTNLLTPEIDELDLTDPKVVAEFFAAEKPEYVILAAAKVGGIHANNTYPADFIYLNLAIQNAVIHQAYLHGVKRLLFLGSSCIYPKAASQPMGEDALLTGLLEPTNEPYALAKIAGLKMCESYNRQYGTKFVAVMPTNLYGPGDNFHPENSHVLPALIRRFHEAKAEGREDAVTIWGTGTPMREFLYVDDMADGCVFVMESDDETLAETLLNYPDPCFLNLGTGVDVTIRELAETVKDVVGYEGGLEFDSTKPDGTMRKLLNVSRAKNMGWEAKVSLREGIEKTYRWFLKNKDNFRK is encoded by the coding sequence ATGAATACTAGCTCAAAAATATTTGTTGCAGGTTCCAATGGTCTGGTTGGGTCAGCAATTGTGCGTCGTTTGCTGTCCGGTGGTTACACGAATCTGCTGACACCGGAGATCGATGAGCTTGATCTGACAGACCCTAAGGTTGTGGCGGAGTTTTTTGCCGCTGAAAAGCCGGAATACGTGATCCTGGCCGCGGCTAAGGTGGGTGGCATTCACGCCAACAACACCTATCCGGCCGATTTCATCTACCTGAACCTGGCGATTCAGAACGCAGTGATCCACCAGGCTTATCTGCATGGTGTGAAGCGCCTGCTATTCCTGGGCTCTTCCTGCATCTATCCCAAAGCGGCGTCTCAGCCGATGGGCGAGGATGCTCTGCTGACCGGTTTGCTGGAACCGACCAATGAGCCTTACGCGTTGGCCAAAATTGCCGGTCTGAAGATGTGTGAATCTTACAACCGTCAGTATGGCACCAAGTTTGTGGCGGTGATGCCGACCAACCTTTATGGGCCTGGGGATAACTTCCACCCGGAGAACTCACATGTTTTGCCCGCGCTCATTCGCCGCTTCCATGAGGCGAAGGCAGAGGGACGCGAAGATGCTGTAACCATCTGGGGCACCGGCACACCGATGCGGGAGTTCCTGTATGTGGACGACATGGCAGATGGTTGTGTTTTTGTGATGGAGTCTGACGATGAGACTTTAGCTGAAACGCTGCTGAATTATCCTGACCCCTGTTTCCTGAATCTTGGCACCGGCGTTGACGTGACGATCCGGGAACTGGCTGAGACAGTCAAGGATGTGGTTGGCTATGAGGGTGGCCTGGAATTCGATTCGACCAAGCCGGACGGCACCATGCGCAAGCTGCTTAATGTTTCTCGGGCGAAGAACATGGGTTGGGAAGCAAAGGTTTCCTTACGTGAGGGGATTGAAAAGACGTATCGGTGGTTCCTGAAAAATAAGGATAATTTTAGAAAATAA
- a CDS encoding mannose-1-phosphate guanylyltransferase/mannose-6-phosphate isomerase: MIVPVILSGGAGTRLWPLSRELYPKQLLPLVGERTMLQETVLRLEGLADLGAPLVVCNDAHRFMVAEQLREVEQAAETVILEPVGRNTAPAVAVAALQAMADGSDPLLLVLAADHVIRDAAALCAAVTDGVDAVQGGALLTFGIVPTAPETGYGYIRKGQSLASSPQLSVENIFDVREFVEKPDLATAEKYLASGDYYWNSGMFFFKASVYLAELEKAAPEMLAACRKAWQGRAADLDFTRLDAEAFAACPSDSIDYAVMEKTDRAVVIPLDAGWSDVGSWAALWEAGEADGQGNVSSGDVSEVACKDSYFYSGSRLVASIGLENTIVVETADAVLVAAKDRVQEVKEIVSRLKTQNREEYLLHKRVNRPWGAYEGLDAGDGFLVKRITVTPGARLSLQSHQHRAEHWVVVRGVAEVTLENVVQTVEANQSIYIPIGHKHRLANPGDQILEIIEVQTGALLSEDDIERFDDQYGR; encoded by the coding sequence ATGATTGTACCAGTAATTCTAAGCGGTGGAGCAGGCACCCGCCTGTGGCCCTTATCCCGCGAACTTTATCCAAAACAACTCTTGCCGCTGGTCGGTGAACGAACCATGCTACAGGAAACCGTGCTACGCCTGGAAGGTCTCGCTGACCTGGGTGCTCCACTGGTGGTCTGCAACGACGCTCATCGTTTTATGGTTGCCGAGCAGTTGCGCGAGGTGGAGCAGGCGGCGGAGACTGTGATCCTGGAGCCGGTTGGCCGTAACACGGCTCCGGCCGTTGCTGTGGCGGCTCTGCAGGCTATGGCCGACGGTTCGGATCCGCTCCTGCTGGTGTTGGCTGCCGATCATGTGATCCGCGACGCCGCGGCTCTCTGTGCTGCCGTCACGGACGGTGTTGATGCGGTGCAGGGCGGTGCGCTGCTGACCTTTGGTATTGTGCCGACAGCACCAGAAACCGGCTACGGTTATATCCGTAAGGGACAGTCTTTAGCTTCCAGTCCGCAGCTTTCAGTTGAGAATATCTTTGACGTTCGGGAGTTTGTTGAAAAACCTGATCTGGCGACGGCCGAGAAGTACCTGGCGAGCGGCGATTATTACTGGAACAGCGGTATGTTCTTCTTTAAGGCTTCGGTCTATCTTGCGGAGCTCGAGAAAGCTGCACCGGAGATGTTGGCGGCCTGTCGAAAGGCCTGGCAGGGGCGGGCGGCTGATCTTGATTTTACTCGCCTGGATGCCGAGGCTTTTGCGGCTTGTCCCTCTGATTCCATCGATTATGCGGTGATGGAGAAGACCGATCGCGCCGTGGTGATTCCACTCGATGCCGGCTGGAGCGATGTTGGCTCCTGGGCGGCGCTCTGGGAGGCTGGTGAAGCCGATGGCCAAGGCAATGTCAGCAGTGGTGATGTAAGCGAAGTTGCCTGTAAAGACAGTTACTTCTACTCTGGCTCACGTCTGGTTGCGAGTATCGGTCTTGAGAACACAATCGTGGTTGAGACGGCTGATGCTGTGCTGGTTGCCGCCAAGGATCGTGTTCAGGAGGTCAAAGAGATCGTCTCCCGGCTCAAAACACAAAACCGGGAAGAATACCTGCTGCACAAACGCGTCAACCGTCCCTGGGGTGCCTATGAGGGTCTTGATGCCGGAGACGGCTTCCTCGTCAAACGAATTACAGTCACGCCTGGGGCAAGGCTTTCACTGCAAAGCCACCAGCATCGCGCCGAGCATTGGGTTGTTGTGCGTGGGGTTGCTGAAGTGACCTTGGAGAATGTTGTGCAGACGGTTGAGGCCAACCAGTCGATCTATATCCCGATTGGCCATAAGCACCGCTTGGCCAACCCAGGTGATCAGATTCTTGAGATCATTGAGGTGCAGACGGGGGCTCTGTTGAGTGAAGATGATATTGAGCGGTTTGATGATCAGTATGGTCGGTAA
- the rdgC gene encoding recombination-associated protein RdgC, whose protein sequence is MGILNNTVSICQFQVLGTMPATDLATWVGEGLANDGFRSIEQTSEELSSGWVQLDDYQESDFNGLHTFQHDHYLAFSLRRDQRKLPTALLKPYILKAEEEWLAANPQFKRVPKQQREDLRDAVRGNLFSKTLPAPAIYDAVWDTRSNMITFSALGTNAVDLFVDQFKKSFEGLRLVPIHPIARAGQVIDEALQPALSQANRSGSDAVLEQIEANQWLGTDFLLWLMHETMNAASEYAVNQPGPADAGDSFVAYLNDRLLLAFSSESGVQKVTVTGPQDHFSEVRTALQGGKEIHEAVLYIEKQDKQWKMTLKGDTFHFASFKAPAVTLEKDDITDPEMEREAVFFERMYLLEEGLQLFNSLFATFLAQRLDQGWAQKEQEIRTALAQA, encoded by the coding sequence ATGGGTATACTCAACAACACCGTCAGCATCTGTCAGTTCCAGGTGCTCGGCACTATGCCAGCGACTGATCTGGCGACCTGGGTCGGCGAAGGTCTTGCCAATGACGGTTTTCGTTCCATAGAACAAACCAGTGAAGAGCTATCGAGTGGCTGGGTGCAGTTGGATGATTATCAGGAAAGCGACTTTAACGGCCTGCATACGTTCCAGCACGATCACTACCTGGCCTTCTCCCTGCGTCGCGACCAACGCAAGCTGCCAACCGCGTTACTCAAACCCTATATTCTAAAAGCTGAAGAAGAGTGGCTGGCAGCCAATCCGCAATTCAAACGCGTCCCCAAGCAGCAACGCGAAGATCTGCGTGACGCCGTGCGCGGCAACCTTTTCTCAAAAACCCTGCCAGCGCCGGCGATCTACGATGCCGTCTGGGATACCCGCAGCAACATGATCACCTTCAGCGCCCTCGGCACAAATGCAGTTGATCTCTTTGTAGACCAGTTCAAGAAGAGCTTTGAAGGTTTGCGCCTGGTGCCGATACACCCTATCGCGCGTGCGGGCCAGGTGATCGACGAAGCTCTGCAACCTGCCCTCAGCCAGGCCAATCGCAGCGGCAGTGATGCGGTTTTGGAGCAGATCGAAGCGAACCAGTGGCTCGGCACCGATTTCCTGCTCTGGCTGATGCACGAGACGATGAACGCCGCCTCTGAATACGCCGTAAATCAACCGGGGCCTGCAGACGCTGGCGACAGTTTTGTCGCCTACCTCAACGATCGTCTGCTCTTGGCCTTCAGTAGTGAAAGCGGCGTACAGAAAGTCACGGTCACCGGACCGCAGGATCACTTCAGTGAGGTCCGCACAGCCTTACAGGGGGGCAAAGAGATTCACGAGGCAGTCCTTTACATAGAGAAGCAGGATAAGCAGTGGAAAATGACTCTGAAAGGCGACACTTTTCATTTTGCATCGTTCAAGGCTCCGGCTGTCACCCTGGAAAAGGATGACATCACAGATCCGGAGATGGAACGCGAAGCGGTTTTCTTTGAAAGGATGTATCTGTTAGAAGAAGGCTTACAGCTCTTTAACAGCCTTTTTGCGACTTTCCTTGCGCAGCGCCTCGACCAGGGTTGGGCACAGAAGGAGCAGGAGATCAGGACTGCTTTGGCTCAAGCTTAA
- a CDS encoding methyl-accepting chemotaxis protein: MKIGSKLGLGFGVILILLTVVGLTGIYQLDEVISGYQDDVKVQWNLMEDADMMVTDILQVRRSEKDFLMRKDLKYQDRVNKFLDSAVERAERLKTNATNPAVMQKGKDMQGHLADYRSGFKKFVDAQVDMGLDEKSGVYGSFRTAAHNVEQVLKDNNFNAGEVLYLTIRRHEKDYMLRSDAKYMKRADAAIEQLQDLVNGSDLDLSKKEQIFAQLGRYEKDFDTLVAKDHEIKALLANIKKSADVTIVTAEAIEELVSQDLAEQTSLINKSASLAKTVLWGVIGFGIVVGLLFAYFFARSISVPMSKAVAMIQDMNAGNLDQRLDMQRSDEIGQMAVALDHFADNMKNEVLAAFDALSEGNFTFKAEGVIREPLAKANAALSKVVGQMQASSLNVSAGSQAISASAEEMSQGASEQAAAAEEASSSIEEMTANIRQNADNAMQTEKVAIKAANDALEGGVAVNKTVGSMREIANKIVIIEEIARQTNLLALNAAIEAARAGEQGKGFAVVAAEVRKLAERSQVAAGEINELSSGSVETAEAAGKMLEVMVPNIQKTAELVQEIAAASREQDAGAEQIAKSIQQLDSVIQQNASASEEMASTAEELSGQAEVLSEMVASFVVANGGESLDSLATSSPMTAAKAQPQIKHFSSDSASVRKSDEQVEIVGSVDAQDNDFEQY, from the coding sequence ATGAAGATTGGATCAAAGTTAGGGCTCGGATTTGGCGTTATCCTGATTCTTTTAACCGTTGTCGGATTGACCGGTATTTATCAACTCGATGAAGTCATCAGCGGATACCAGGATGATGTCAAGGTTCAATGGAATCTGATGGAAGACGCTGATATGATGGTTACAGATATTCTTCAAGTGCGTCGGAGTGAAAAAGACTTCCTGATGCGTAAAGATCTGAAATATCAGGACAGGGTTAACAAGTTCCTTGATTCTGCAGTGGAAAGGGCCGAGCGACTAAAAACCAACGCAACGAATCCTGCCGTGATGCAAAAAGGCAAAGATATGCAGGGCCATCTTGCAGATTATCGTAGCGGTTTTAAAAAGTTTGTTGATGCTCAGGTCGACATGGGGCTCGACGAAAAGTCCGGGGTCTACGGTTCCTTCCGTACTGCGGCTCACAATGTTGAGCAGGTCTTGAAAGATAACAACTTCAATGCTGGCGAAGTACTGTACCTGACAATTCGTCGTCACGAAAAAGATTACATGCTGCGTAGTGACGCCAAGTACATGAAGCGCGCTGATGCAGCCATTGAACAGTTACAAGATCTGGTCAATGGTTCCGACTTGGATCTTTCGAAAAAGGAGCAAATCTTTGCTCAGCTGGGTAGGTATGAAAAGGACTTCGACACCCTGGTTGCAAAGGATCATGAGATAAAGGCTCTGCTTGCCAATATCAAGAAGTCTGCAGATGTGACTATCGTTACGGCTGAAGCCATCGAAGAGCTGGTTAGCCAGGACCTGGCAGAGCAAACAAGCCTCATCAATAAATCCGCGTCACTGGCCAAAACCGTACTCTGGGGTGTGATTGGCTTCGGGATAGTTGTGGGCTTGTTATTTGCCTATTTCTTCGCAAGGAGTATCTCTGTGCCAATGAGCAAGGCTGTAGCAATGATTCAGGACATGAATGCCGGCAACCTGGATCAGCGCCTCGATATGCAGCGTAGTGACGAGATCGGTCAGATGGCTGTGGCCCTTGATCATTTTGCAGACAATATGAAGAACGAAGTGTTGGCTGCATTTGACGCTTTGTCAGAAGGAAACTTTACCTTCAAGGCTGAGGGTGTTATCCGTGAGCCCCTGGCAAAAGCGAATGCTGCTTTGTCGAAAGTTGTTGGGCAGATGCAGGCTTCTTCGTTGAATGTTTCTGCGGGTAGCCAGGCGATCAGCGCGAGTGCCGAGGAAATGTCGCAGGGTGCTTCTGAGCAAGCGGCAGCGGCCGAGGAAGCTTCTTCCAGTATTGAAGAGATGACTGCTAATATCCGTCAGAATGCAGACAACGCCATGCAGACAGAAAAGGTTGCCATCAAGGCCGCCAATGATGCCCTGGAAGGCGGTGTGGCAGTTAATAAGACTGTCGGGTCGATGCGCGAGATTGCTAACAAAATAGTGATTATCGAAGAGATCGCCAGACAGACCAACTTGTTAGCATTGAATGCCGCGATTGAGGCTGCGCGTGCCGGAGAACAAGGTAAAGGTTTTGCTGTTGTTGCCGCTGAAGTCAGGAAGCTTGCAGAACGCAGTCAAGTCGCTGCCGGCGAGATTAATGAGCTTTCGAGCGGCAGCGTCGAAACGGCAGAAGCTGCCGGCAAGATGCTTGAAGTCATGGTGCCTAACATTCAGAAGACTGCGGAGCTGGTTCAGGAGATTGCTGCTGCCAGCCGCGAGCAGGATGCGGGGGCAGAGCAGATCGCCAAAAGCATACAGCAGCTTGATAGCGTGATTCAGCAGAATGCTTCTGCTTCGGAAGAGATGGCTTCTACCGCTGAAGAACTTTCCGGTCAAGCGGAAGTGTTGTCAGAGATGGTCGCTTCGTTTGTTGTTGCAAATGGTGGAGAGTCTCTTGATTCTCTGGCAACCTCCAGCCCGATGACAGCTGCTAAAGCTCAGCCGCAGATCAAACATTTTAGCAGCGACTCAGCATCTGTGAGAAAAAGCGATGAGCAGGTTGAAATCGTCGGAAGTGTTGACGCTCAAGACAACGATTTTGAACAATATTGA
- a CDS encoding chemotaxis protein CheW encodes MEESSSVNSKQYVTFCLAGELFGVEVSRTREILSVVSVTSVPQTPDYMLGVINLRGQVVPVIDMRLKLGLPAAEESQDTCIIVVEVLVDGEPIVVGALADAVREVLEIRSDAIEPPPRLGTKLNTEFIKGMGKVEEEFLILLDIDKVFNSDELSLVQDMTEETV; translated from the coding sequence ATGGAAGAGAGCAGTTCAGTTAACAGTAAACAGTATGTCACCTTTTGCCTTGCAGGTGAGCTCTTCGGCGTCGAGGTCAGTCGCACTCGAGAGATCTTGAGTGTGGTCTCGGTGACCAGTGTTCCACAGACACCGGATTACATGCTTGGTGTTATCAACCTGCGCGGTCAAGTGGTTCCTGTTATCGATATGCGCCTTAAGCTGGGTTTGCCGGCCGCTGAGGAAAGTCAGGATACCTGCATAATTGTTGTAGAAGTTCTGGTCGATGGTGAACCGATCGTTGTCGGAGCCTTGGCGGATGCGGTTCGCGAGGTCCTCGAGATTCGTTCGGATGCGATTGAGCCTCCACCGCGCCTGGGCACCAAACTGAATACCGAGTTCATCAAAGGGATGGGCAAGGTCGAGGAAGAGTTTTTGATCCTGCTTGATATCGACAAGGTCTTTAACAGTGATGAACTTTCTCTGGTCCAGGATATGACAGAGGAAACTGTTTAA
- a CDS encoding LysE family translocator → METTWPAIFTFLSVFTFAIVSPGPNFILVTNTALGQSRRAGLLTALGVATGSGLFALAGLVGLLVLVHSIPYFALITRFVGGGYLAWIGVDMLRHCRSRKAPDKATNVQREPSPLASYRIGLLTNLTNPKAWAFYLSLFALLMNPDFPLWGKVVLNIAMFVISFAWYAIVAVMISSRRFQPVFLGLQPVIQGTLGVLLVVLGGKVLLG, encoded by the coding sequence ATGGAAACAACCTGGCCGGCTATCTTTACTTTTCTCAGCGTCTTCACCTTCGCTATTGTCTCACCTGGACCCAATTTTATCCTGGTGACCAACACGGCATTGGGGCAATCCCGGCGAGCAGGTCTTTTGACGGCCTTGGGTGTTGCCACCGGCAGTGGCCTCTTTGCCTTGGCAGGTCTGGTCGGTTTGCTGGTACTGGTTCATTCCATTCCCTATTTTGCTCTGATTACGCGTTTTGTCGGTGGCGGTTACCTGGCCTGGATCGGTGTTGATATGTTGCGTCATTGCCGAAGCAGAAAGGCCCCGGATAAGGCCACGAACGTGCAAAGGGAACCTTCTCCGCTGGCCTCTTACCGGATCGGCCTGCTGACCAACTTAACCAACCCGAAAGCATGGGCCTTCTACCTGAGTCTCTTTGCTCTGCTCATGAACCCTGACTTCCCACTCTGGGGGAAAGTTGTTCTGAACATAGCCATGTTCGTCATCTCTTTTGCCTGGTACGCTATTGTGGCCGTAATGATTTCCAGTCGCAGGTTTCAGCCGGTTTTTCTTGGCTTGCAGCCGGTGATTCAGGGCACGTTGGGTGTTTTGTTGGTGGTCCTGGGTGGGAAGGTCTTGTTGGGGTAG
- a CDS encoding cation diffusion facilitator family transporter has protein sequence MTPTTKSPKMAAARLSVFTALGLAILKLITGILTGSLAVLTSAIDSLLDILMSGINLMAIHHAEQPADERHPYGHGKFESLATIFQALVIAVSGCWIIYEAVQRMIEASPIKQTGIGIIVMSISTVASFMISRHLRRVAKETDSSALKADSLHFSMDVYTNLALLVGLILISRFNLPWLDPVMSLMVAVYILIESLRLLRQAMRDILDEQLPEVVRHEIESLINDHKHELFGYHNLRTRRAGSHKLIDFHLTVCKHLSVEEAHDITDYIEKKIGDEIIGTDVTIHVEPCRRHGCPGREACPTQSIRRADDDKEWWKEGKDVNDMPSDDIQRATD, from the coding sequence ATGACGCCAACAACAAAATCACCCAAAATGGCAGCAGCCAGGCTCTCTGTTTTTACAGCACTGGGGCTGGCCATACTCAAGCTTATCACCGGTATCCTCACCGGCAGCCTGGCGGTATTGACCTCGGCGATCGACTCTTTGCTCGACATCCTGATGTCAGGCATCAACCTGATGGCGATCCATCACGCTGAGCAACCGGCCGACGAACGACATCCCTACGGTCACGGCAAATTCGAATCACTGGCAACAATCTTTCAGGCCCTGGTTATTGCAGTCTCTGGCTGCTGGATTATTTACGAAGCCGTTCAGCGCATGATCGAAGCAAGTCCAATCAAGCAGACCGGTATCGGCATTATCGTCATGTCAATCAGCACGGTCGCGTCGTTCATGATCAGCCGCCACCTGCGTCGGGTCGCCAAAGAGACAGACTCTTCAGCGCTCAAAGCAGACTCCCTCCATTTTTCGATGGATGTCTACACCAACCTGGCCTTGCTTGTTGGATTGATCCTGATCAGCCGTTTCAACCTGCCCTGGCTGGATCCGGTCATGTCACTCATGGTCGCCGTCTATATTCTCATCGAATCGCTCCGCTTGCTGCGACAGGCCATGCGTGACATCCTCGACGAACAATTACCGGAGGTCGTTCGGCATGAAATCGAAAGCCTGATCAACGATCACAAACATGAACTCTTTGGTTACCACAACTTGCGCACCCGTCGTGCCGGATCGCATAAGCTGATCGATTTTCACTTAACCGTTTGTAAACACCTGTCCGTCGAAGAGGCGCATGACATTACCGATTACATCGAAAAGAAGATCGGGGATGAGATCATAGGTACGGACGTCACCATCCATGTCGAGCCCTGCCGCAGGCATGGATGCCCGGGTCGTGAAGCATGTCCGACCCAGAGTATTCGTCGCGCAGATGATGACAAGGAATGGTGGAAAGAAGGTAAGGATGTTAATGACATGCCTTCAGATGACATTCAAAGAGCAACAGATTAA